Proteins found in one Campylobacter concisus genomic segment:
- a CDS encoding replicative DNA helicase yields MAKQRVNEIEFTNLYDIDMERAILSSILQNNDILGEIFDIVKAKDFYLKGHSQIYDAMVACLNSDDPITMPFLKNRLGEKYDEELILDILGTNSLIDIQKYANELREKSIKRSLVKIAHNIPSKVNEDKPSRDMVDDLSQEFYSLIEGGSTGVIKEGKEIIMKMMDHINAQALLGEKDIVGLDTGFKKLNEMIKGFKNGDLIIVAARPGMGKTTLCLNFMSQVLKNNAGVVFFSLEMPAEQIMMRMLASKTSIPLQDIMTAKMDDEALARFSDACEEFAASKLFVHDSGYVNIHQVRTQMRKLKAMHPEISLCVIDYIGLMMSTNNYADRHVQIAEISRGLKLLARELDMPIIALSQLNRSLESRANKRPMLSDLRESGAIEQDADIILFVYRDEFYLEQEEKEKEKRASAEGKEYKSNHVFNKLQEKAEIIVGKNRNGETGSVDVLFQKQHSRFEDMSAMPVSDVSFEG; encoded by the coding sequence GTGGCAAAGCAAAGAGTTAACGAGATAGAATTTACCAACCTTTACGACATTGATATGGAGCGAGCTATACTAAGCTCCATTTTGCAAAACAACGATATTTTAGGTGAAATTTTTGACATTGTTAAGGCAAAGGATTTTTATCTAAAAGGGCATTCGCAAATATACGATGCAATGGTAGCTTGCCTAAATAGCGATGATCCTATAACTATGCCATTTTTAAAAAATAGACTTGGCGAAAAATACGACGAAGAGCTAATACTAGATATTTTGGGCACAAATTCCCTAATAGACATTCAAAAATACGCAAACGAACTAAGAGAAAAATCCATAAAACGAAGTCTTGTAAAAATCGCTCACAACATACCAAGCAAAGTAAATGAAGATAAGCCAAGCCGCGATATGGTCGATGATCTTAGCCAGGAATTTTACTCTTTGATAGAAGGTGGAAGCACTGGAGTTATAAAAGAAGGCAAAGAGATCATCATGAAAATGATGGATCATATTAATGCTCAAGCTTTACTTGGCGAGAAAGATATCGTTGGGCTTGATACTGGATTTAAGAAGCTAAATGAAATGATAAAGGGCTTTAAAAATGGAGACCTCATCATCGTCGCAGCTCGTCCAGGCATGGGAAAAACGACACTTTGTTTAAATTTTATGAGTCAGGTTTTAAAAAATAATGCCGGAGTTGTTTTCTTCTCGCTTGAAATGCCAGCTGAGCAAATAATGATGAGAATGCTAGCAAGCAAGACCTCTATCCCGCTTCAAGACATAATGACTGCAAAGATGGATGATGAAGCGTTGGCTAGATTTAGCGATGCTTGCGAAGAGTTTGCTGCTAGCAAGCTTTTTGTACATGATAGCGGCTATGTAAACATCCATCAAGTAAGAACACAAATGCGAAAACTAAAGGCTATGCATCCTGAAATTTCACTTTGCGTGATTGACTACATCGGTCTTATGATGAGTACAAATAACTACGCTGATCGTCACGTCCAAATAGCTGAAATTTCTCGTGGATTAAAGCTTTTGGCACGTGAGCTAGATATGCCAATCATCGCTCTTTCTCAGCTAAACAGAAGCCTTGAATCTCGCGCAAATAAACGCCCTATGCTAAGCGATCTAAGAGAGTCAGGCGCAATCGAGCAAGATGCTGACATTATTCTTTTTGTTTATAGAGATGAGTTTTATCTAGAACAAGAAGAAAAAGAGAAAGAAAAACGCGCAAGTGCCGAGGGCAAAGAGTATAAAAGTAATCATGTCTTTAATAAGCTTCAAGAAAAGGCTGAGATCATAGTTGGCAAAAACAGAAATGGTGAAACTGGCTCAGTTGATGTGCTCTTTCAAAAGCAACACTCAAGATTTGAAGATATGTCTGCAATGCCTGTATCTGATGTTTCATTTGAAGGCTGA
- a CDS encoding ComEC/Rec2 family competence protein, protein MRFKALKNREIFTIFCLFCLCVFSINLAISYHKYQIFMDKGEQELTATVISSYEKLGDDGKKRQILKLKTDEFTFYTLGAKTDDFKAGDNIFLSVINLDVSFKDYLASSFYMPSFSREKLPQKATLNINQKLQSLIYAQHENSKISQLYSALFLGTSIDGKLRDDVSHLGIAHLIAISGYHLGFISAVIFFVFRPLLKFLYARFLPFRNYNFDLAIVVFIVLSFYFFIIGFIPSFLRAFLMSILGFYCTLKGVKILNFKTLFIVALVSISLFPQLLFSIGFYFSLMGVFYIFLYFKHLKDKFSPFVHLILLNLYVCFAMEICVLYFFPLISLQQLSVLAINYIFSVFYPLSAALHIASYGDIFDGLLNNVLNFRLSSTKIFVPAIIFIFYNIASLLAIKFRSIFYILPLLGLLCFAIASYKIYA, encoded by the coding sequence ATGCGTTTTAAAGCTTTAAAAAATAGAGAAATTTTTACTATATTTTGCCTGTTTTGCCTTTGCGTTTTTTCTATAAATTTGGCTATTAGCTATCATAAATATCAAATTTTTATGGACAAAGGCGAACAAGAGCTAACAGCAACCGTGATTTCTAGCTATGAAAAGCTTGGAGATGACGGCAAGAAAAGGCAAATTTTAAAGCTTAAAACTGATGAGTTTACATTTTATACGCTTGGAGCTAAAACAGATGACTTTAAAGCTGGAGATAATATATTTCTAAGCGTCATAAATTTAGACGTTAGTTTTAAAGACTATCTTGCTTCCTCCTTTTACATGCCTAGCTTTTCACGCGAAAAACTGCCACAAAAAGCCACGCTAAATATCAATCAAAAATTACAATCACTAATCTACGCCCAGCATGAAAATAGTAAAATTTCACAGCTCTACTCGGCTCTATTTTTAGGCACAAGTATTGACGGCAAGCTAAGAGATGATGTCTCGCACCTTGGTATAGCGCATCTTATAGCCATAAGTGGCTATCATTTAGGTTTTATAAGTGCGGTTATATTTTTTGTATTTAGGCCGCTTTTAAAATTTTTATATGCGAGATTTTTACCTTTTAGAAACTACAACTTTGATCTAGCCATTGTCGTTTTTATAGTCTTGTCATTTTACTTTTTTATAATAGGCTTTATACCAAGCTTTTTGCGAGCATTTTTAATGAGCATTTTAGGATTTTATTGCACGTTAAAAGGCGTCAAAATTTTAAACTTCAAGACACTTTTTATAGTGGCACTTGTTAGTATATCGCTCTTTCCACAGCTACTTTTTAGCATAGGTTTTTACTTTTCACTCATGGGCGTTTTTTACATATTTTTATATTTTAAACACCTAAAAGATAAATTTTCACCCTTCGTCCATCTTATACTTTTAAATTTATATGTTTGCTTTGCAATGGAAATTTGCGTGCTTTATTTCTTTCCGCTCATTAGCTTACAGCAGCTTAGCGTCCTTGCTATCAACTACATCTTTAGCGTTTTTTATCCATTAAGTGCTGCACTTCATATCGCTTCGTATGGCGACATTTTTGATGGCTTGCTAAATAATGTTTTAAATTTTAGACTAAGCTCGACTAAAATTTTTGTGCCAGCTATTATTTTTATCTTTTATAATATCGCTTCACTTCTAGCTATAAAATTTAGATCCATATTCTACATTTTACCGCTGCTTGGGCTTTTGTGCTTTGCTATTGCTAGCTATAAAATTTACGCCTAA
- a CDS encoding EamA family transporter, which translates to MNKLIFVTILWAFSFSLIGEFLAGKVDSYLAVFIRVALASLVFLPFTKFRGISPKLAFGIMAIGAVQIGLMYLFYYNSFLYLSVPEVALFTIFTPFYVTLIYDAFSFKFRPLYLFSVGVAVFGALVIKYGAINDGVLKGFLLVQAANICFGAGQSAYKALLEKFDVDQKNVFGYFHFGAFFVAVVALLTLGNPAKFSLTSTQILVLLWLGVVASGLGYFMWNKGACEVDSGVLAIMNNALIPAAIIVNLVFWQKDTDLTRLILGAVIMYISLIIHNKIMKFYGMKIA; encoded by the coding sequence TTGAATAAACTGATCTTTGTAACCATTTTATGGGCGTTTAGCTTTAGTTTGATAGGTGAGTTTTTAGCTGGCAAGGTTGATAGTTATTTGGCTGTTTTTATTCGGGTTGCGCTTGCGAGCTTAGTCTTTTTGCCATTTACAAAATTTCGTGGCATCAGCCCAAAACTAGCATTTGGCATCATGGCGATCGGAGCGGTGCAAATAGGACTTATGTATCTATTTTATTACAATTCATTTTTGTATCTAAGTGTGCCAGAAGTCGCACTTTTTACCATTTTTACGCCGTTTTATGTGACGCTCATCTATGACGCATTTAGCTTTAAATTTAGACCACTTTATCTATTTAGCGTTGGCGTTGCGGTTTTTGGAGCTTTGGTTATAAAATACGGTGCTATAAACGATGGTGTATTAAAGGGCTTTTTGCTAGTGCAAGCGGCAAATATCTGCTTTGGAGCAGGGCAGAGCGCATATAAGGCACTTTTAGAAAAATTTGACGTGGATCAAAAAAATGTCTTTGGCTACTTTCACTTTGGTGCATTTTTTGTAGCTGTCGTTGCGCTTCTTACTCTTGGCAACCCAGCCAAATTTTCACTTACTTCAACGCAAATTTTAGTGCTTCTCTGGCTTGGAGTGGTCGCTAGTGGGCTAGGGTATTTTATGTGGAACAAAGGTGCTTGCGAGGTTGATAGCGGTGTGCTTGCCATCATGAATAATGCTCTCATTCCAGCTGCCATCATCGTAAATTTAGTCTTTTGGCAAAAGGATACAGACTTAACTAGGCTAATTTTAGGCGCTGTTATAATGTATATATCTTTGATAATTCACAACAAGATAATGAAATTTTATGGTATGAAGATCGCTTAG
- a CDS encoding TolC family protein, with product MKKILTVLLFALPLWAGNLLEIIALAQSARLESLKEFNKNEYINKNKSKKLNLSLDGRYTFVPDEIKGGYMTKAGSITAKVEYLIFDGGASEAADKILDHKGVEKIYKDEELMNLTAFQIAKVYFNAVALNSLINLETKFVDSFAKAAAENEFWFEYGEINKAEFDAINFTLSKKRAELDELGLKLAELNSRINLLSNGEIGFNAGSKIMMPDFSKDDISAKLGAMEQEKFIKEQENEKQKSKFAPKIYLKDTQSVNNNSFKKGERTTSQMIGAYADANKPRVEFEWKLPDSLSLSKQSQVKRIEEQKAALDLSDEENRIITRLKELESTIKGLSAKLNLQDLKQDKLDSDFIDLLNGYLDGEIKYEEFLFVSEKNFSDRANFILDGDLLELNKLEYFFECARKINEVIIE from the coding sequence TTGAAGAAAATTTTAACAGTTTTGCTCTTTGCTTTGCCTCTTTGGGCTGGAAATTTACTAGAGATCATCGCTCTAGCGCAAAGTGCAAGGCTTGAGAGTTTAAAAGAATTTAATAAAAATGAATATATAAATAAAAATAAGAGTAAAAAGCTAAATTTATCCCTTGATGGCAGATATACCTTTGTACCTGATGAGATAAAGGGCGGATATATGACAAAGGCAGGCTCGATCACGGCAAAGGTTGAGTATCTTATCTTTGATGGCGGTGCGAGCGAGGCTGCTGATAAAATTTTAGATCACAAAGGTGTGGAGAAAATCTACAAAGATGAAGAGCTGATGAACCTCACTGCTTTTCAGATCGCAAAGGTCTATTTTAATGCCGTTGCCCTAAATTCACTTATAAATTTAGAGACAAAATTTGTCGATAGCTTTGCTAAGGCTGCGGCTGAAAATGAGTTTTGGTTTGAGTATGGCGAGATAAATAAAGCTGAGTTTGATGCGATAAATTTCACTCTTAGTAAAAAAAGAGCTGAGCTTGACGAGCTTGGGCTTAAGCTAGCCGAGCTAAACTCAAGGATAAATTTGCTCTCAAACGGCGAGATCGGCTTTAACGCTGGCTCAAAGATAATGATGCCTGATTTTAGTAAAGATGATATAAGCGCAAAACTTGGGGCAATGGAGCAAGAAAAATTTATAAAAGAGCAAGAAAATGAGAAGCAAAAGAGCAAATTTGCTCCAAAAATTTACTTAAAAGATACGCAAAGTGTGAATAATAACAGCTTTAAAAAAGGTGAGAGGACGACTTCGCAGATGATAGGCGCTTACGCTGATGCGAACAAGCCTAGAGTGGAGTTTGAGTGGAAGCTACCTGATAGCTTAAGTCTTAGCAAGCAAAGTCAAGTTAAACGCATTGAAGAGCAAAAGGCGGCACTTGATCTAAGCGATGAGGAAAATAGGATAATCACTCGCCTAAAAGAGCTAGAAAGCACGATCAAAGGCTTAAGTGCAAAGTTAAATTTGCAAGATTTGAAGCAAGATAAGCTTGATAGTGATTTTATTGATCTGCTAAATGGCTATCTTGATGGCGAGATAAAATATGAAGAATTTTTGTTTGTGAGTGAGAAAAATTTTAGTGATAGGGCAAATTTCATACTTGATGGCGATCTACTTGAGCTAAATAAACTTGAGTACTTTTTCGAATGTGCAAGAAAAATAAACGAGGTGATAATTGAATAA
- a CDS encoding efflux RND transporter permease subunit, which produces MIKTAINRPITTLMIFLSLVVFGIYSLKTMNVNLYPQVNIPIVKITTYANGDMNYIKTKITQKIEDEISSIEGIKKIYSTSFDNLSVVSIEFELNKDLESATNDVRDKMQKARLNANYEIEKLNGLSSSVFSLFITRLDGNETKLMQEIDDVAKPFLERISGVSKVKTNGFLEPAVKILLDRFKLDKNALSANEVANLIKVENLKAPLGKIENEKIQMAIKSNFSAKSIDEIRNLTIKQGVFLKDIASVDLAYKDANEAAIMDKKNGVLLGLELAPDANALTMIALAKSKLDQFKSLLGNEYNVKVAYDKSEVIQKHIDQTAFDMILGVLLTIVIVYLFLRNFSITIISVVAIPTSIVATFFIINALGYDINRLSLIALTLGIGIFIDDAIVVTENIASKLKDEPNALKASFAGIKEIAFSVFAISLVLLCVFVPIAFMSGIVGKYFNSFAMSVAAGIVISFFVSIFLVPTLSARFVNAKESSFFQKSEPFFEALENGYEKILALALKFKLIFLAITIVVVVCSFGLAKFVGGDFMPSEDNSEFNIYFKLDPALSLEASKQKLKDKIALVNSDKQVAYAYFILGYTDAKQPYLVKAYVRLKELKDRANHERQNAIMQRFRDKLKSDDMSVIVADLPVVEGGDVQPVKLTITSENGKDLEKFVPKISKMLKEINDATDVNSPEEDLLKRVQISIDEDKAKRLNLDKASVASAVYSAFGQNEVSVFENENGKEYELYMRLDDKFRSDTNDILKTKIRSKEGFFVTLGDVATISFEQKPASISRFNRADEIKFLANTKNNAPLNSVANEISKKLDEILPANFKYKFLGFVELMDDTNASFIFTVSASAVLIYMVLAALYESFLLPFLIMLAMPLAFCGVVIGLFISGNPFSLFVMVGVILLFGMVGKNAILVVDFANHFANSGMEANEAVKMAAKKRLRAVLMTTFAMIFAMLPLALSRGAGFEANSPMAISIIFGLISSTLLSLLVVPVLFAWVYNLDKFIRKFYERERI; this is translated from the coding sequence ATGATAAAAACAGCCATAAATCGCCCTATAACTACGCTTATGATATTTTTAAGCCTCGTTGTCTTTGGTATTTACTCGCTAAAGACGATGAATGTAAATTTATATCCGCAGGTAAATATCCCGATAGTAAAGATCACGACCTACGCAAACGGCGATATGAACTATATAAAAACTAAGATCACACAAAAGATCGAAGATGAAATTTCAAGCATTGAAGGTATCAAGAAAATTTACTCAACAAGCTTTGATAATCTAAGTGTAGTTAGCATCGAATTTGAGCTAAACAAAGACCTAGAGAGCGCCACAAATGACGTCCGCGATAAAATGCAAAAGGCACGCCTAAACGCAAACTACGAGATAGAAAAGCTAAATGGGCTCTCTTCATCTGTCTTTAGCCTCTTTATCACAAGGCTTGATGGCAACGAAACTAAGCTTATGCAAGAGATAGATGACGTGGCAAAGCCATTTTTAGAACGCATTAGCGGCGTTTCAAAGGTTAAGACAAATGGCTTTTTAGAGCCAGCGGTGAAGATTTTACTAGATAGATTTAAGCTTGATAAAAATGCCCTTAGCGCAAACGAAGTGGCAAATTTGATAAAGGTTGAAAATTTAAAAGCACCGCTTGGCAAGATAGAAAATGAAAAAATCCAAATGGCGATCAAGTCAAATTTTAGCGCCAAAAGCATAGATGAGATAAGAAATTTAACGATCAAACAAGGGGTCTTTTTAAAAGATATCGCAAGTGTTGATCTCGCTTACAAAGACGCAAACGAAGCAGCGATAATGGATAAAAAAAATGGCGTCTTGCTTGGCCTTGAGCTAGCTCCAGACGCAAACGCTCTAACCATGATCGCTCTAGCTAAGTCAAAGCTAGATCAGTTTAAAAGCCTGCTTGGTAACGAATACAACGTAAAAGTAGCTTATGATAAGAGCGAAGTGATACAAAAGCACATCGATCAAACCGCCTTTGATATGATCCTTGGCGTCTTGCTGACCATCGTGATCGTCTATCTTTTTTTAAGAAATTTCTCGATCACCATCATCTCAGTCGTAGCGATACCAACTAGCATAGTAGCGACATTTTTCATCATAAATGCCCTAGGCTACGACATAAACCGCCTAAGTCTCATAGCGCTCACACTTGGCATCGGAATTTTCATCGACGACGCGATAGTTGTCACCGAAAATATCGCTAGTAAGCTAAAAGATGAGCCAAATGCCCTAAAAGCAAGCTTTGCAGGCATAAAAGAGATAGCATTTAGCGTCTTTGCGATCTCGCTCGTGCTGCTTTGCGTCTTTGTGCCAATAGCCTTTATGAGTGGCATCGTTGGAAAGTACTTTAACTCATTTGCCATGAGCGTGGCAGCTGGCATCGTCATCTCATTTTTTGTGAGCATCTTTCTTGTGCCAACACTAAGTGCTAGGTTTGTAAATGCCAAAGAAAGCAGCTTTTTTCAAAAAAGTGAGCCCTTTTTTGAGGCGCTTGAAAATGGCTATGAGAAAATTTTAGCCTTAGCGCTTAAATTTAAGCTCATATTTTTAGCCATAACGATTGTGGTCGTTGTTTGCTCGTTTGGGCTGGCTAAATTTGTAGGCGGTGACTTCATGCCAAGCGAAGATAACTCGGAGTTTAATATCTACTTTAAGCTTGATCCTGCCCTTAGTCTGGAGGCTAGCAAGCAAAAGCTAAAAGATAAGATCGCGCTTGTAAATTCAGACAAGCAAGTAGCTTACGCCTACTTCATCCTTGGCTACACAGACGCCAAGCAGCCTTATCTTGTAAAGGCTTACGTTAGGCTAAAGGAGCTAAAAGATAGAGCTAATCACGAGCGGCAAAACGCTATCATGCAGAGGTTTCGTGACAAGCTAAAAAGTGATGATATGAGCGTCATCGTGGCTGATCTTCCGGTGGTTGAAGGTGGCGATGTGCAACCAGTTAAGCTTACTATCACATCTGAAAATGGCAAAGATCTAGAGAAATTTGTGCCAAAGATCAGCAAGATGCTAAAAGAGATAAATGACGCAACGGACGTAAATTCGCCCGAAGAAGATCTGCTAAAGCGTGTGCAAATTTCTATAGATGAAGATAAGGCAAAAAGGCTAAATTTAGACAAAGCCAGCGTTGCAAGCGCCGTTTATAGCGCATTTGGCCAAAACGAGGTCTCTGTTTTTGAAAACGAAAATGGCAAAGAGTATGAGCTTTATATGCGCCTTGATGATAAATTTAGAAGCGATACAAATGATATTTTAAAGACCAAGATAAGAAGCAAAGAGGGCTTTTTCGTGACACTTGGTGACGTAGCGACGATTAGTTTTGAGCAAAAGCCAGCTAGTATTTCGAGATTTAATAGAGCTGATGAGATAAAATTTCTAGCAAATACCAAAAATAACGCTCCGCTAAATAGCGTGGCAAATGAAATTTCAAAGAAGCTTGATGAAATTTTGCCAGCAAATTTCAAGTATAAATTTCTTGGATTTGTCGAGCTGATGGACGATACGAATGCCTCTTTTATCTTTACAGTAAGCGCTAGTGCGGTGCTTATTTACATGGTGCTAGCTGCACTTTATGAGAGCTTTTTGCTGCCATTTCTCATTATGTTAGCCATGCCGCTTGCCTTTTGTGGCGTCGTGATTGGCCTTTTTATAAGCGGCAATCCATTTAGTCTATTTGTCATGGTTGGCGTCATCTTGCTCTTTGGCATGGTCGGTAAAAACGCCATTTTGGTGGTTGATTTTGCAAACCACTTTGCAAATAGCGGCATGGAGGCGAACGAAGCTGTGAAAATGGCTGCAAAAAAGCGACTAAGAGCCGTTTTGATGACAACTTTTGCGATGATATTTGCCATGTTGCCACTTGCCCTTAGCAGGGGTGCTGGCTTTGAGGCAAACTCACCTATGGCTATAAGTATCATCTTTGGGCTCATTAGCTCGACCTTGCTAAGCCTACTTGTCGTGCCAGTGCTCTTTGCATGGGTTTATAATCTTGATAAATTTATAAGAAAATTTTATGAAAGGGAGAGAATTTGA
- a CDS encoding efflux RND transporter periplasmic adaptor subunit, whose protein sequence is MKKLIILMIFGIFSFASEEIFADFEVYAKQSSKLAFESSGKVDKIFVDVSSHVKKGDTLASLDQSSLEIALKKAKNDLELAKNASEFAKNTLNKFTQVKDVTSKQEFDEVKFKFDEAILRVQSAQIAILSAQDRLKKAVLKAPFDGVIASKNIELGEGVSPLQPAFVLNSEEAKILIAIDEKYANLVKVGDMFKFKLDATNDEKEVKIALIYPEIKRETRKFYAQAYDSGLKPGMFGQGRVLVSKRK, encoded by the coding sequence TTGAAAAAGCTGATAATTTTAATGATATTTGGCATTTTTTCATTTGCTAGTGAAGAGATTTTTGCTGATTTTGAAGTCTATGCCAAGCAAAGCTCAAAGCTTGCATTTGAGAGCAGCGGCAAGGTGGATAAAATTTTTGTAGATGTATCAAGCCACGTTAAAAAGGGCGACACTTTAGCTAGCCTTGATCAAAGTAGCCTAGAAATCGCTCTTAAAAAGGCAAAAAATGATCTTGAACTAGCAAAAAATGCTAGTGAATTTGCAAAAAATACTTTAAACAAATTTACTCAAGTAAAGGATGTCACTTCAAAGCAAGAATTTGACGAAGTAAAGTTTAAATTTGACGAAGCGATACTTCGGGTTCAAAGTGCACAAATTGCTATTTTAAGTGCGCAAGATCGCCTTAAAAAAGCTGTTTTAAAAGCTCCATTTGATGGTGTTATCGCTAGTAAAAACATTGAGCTTGGAGAGGGTGTTTCGCCGCTTCAGCCAGCCTTTGTCTTAAACTCCGAAGAGGCTAAAATTTTAATAGCGATCGATGAAAAATATGCAAATTTAGTAAAAGTTGGCGACATGTTTAAATTTAAACTTGACGCAACAAACGATGAAAAAGAGGTAAAAATCGCACTCATCTATCCAGAGATTAAAAGAGAGACCAGGAAATTTTACGCCCAGGCTTATGACAGCGGACTAAAGCCAGGCATGTTTGGTCAAGGCAGAGTGCTAGTTAGTAAAAGAAAATGA
- a CDS encoding TolC family protein, with translation MKKFLFIFLPVFLLGSNLSVIANKATQNEISKIKELELKRANLNDEATLSSYMPSLSLEGSYGKNASTFPSIVAKESAGVLARIDFLLYDGGAREAKLKMSQLLKNKAVIASDEAKNYLALKAVNLYFNALALENIIAAKQAQANFLKGVLDKLEKANKAGLAAKDELENVRAKYYLANSTQLEYKNKMEQILNEINLLTGEKILPVAGAKMADISSNLASKNAELDRLSQDIFLGEAKLSEAKAGFLPQILLYDTYGFYKNNYDIDLGRLSSYRSYVDKYLKEDTHGNKFGIAFKWKIFDFFATSKMSQTQKIALDEARLNLEYKKRENETRLKNLQSEIVVLTSKIASLNEYVRASDLALKASYEKYNSGLLGYSDLLEALSQKFDAISLFESVKDEFEIKKAEFFFENGEPILERIRD, from the coding sequence ATGAAAAAATTTTTATTCATTTTTTTGCCGGTATTTTTGCTTGGTTCAAATTTAAGTGTGATCGCAAACAAAGCAACGCAAAATGAAATTTCAAAGATCAAAGAGCTTGAGCTAAAAAGAGCAAATTTAAACGATGAAGCTACATTAAGCTCATATATGCCAAGCCTTAGCTTAGAGGGCTCATATGGCAAAAATGCAAGCACTTTTCCAAGCATAGTTGCCAAAGAGTCAGCCGGCGTGCTGGCTAGAATTGATTTTTTACTATATGATGGCGGGGCTAGAGAGGCTAAGCTAAAGATGAGCCAGCTTTTAAAAAACAAAGCCGTGATCGCAAGCGATGAAGCCAAAAACTATCTTGCACTTAAGGCTGTAAATTTATACTTTAATGCTCTAGCGCTTGAAAATATAATCGCGGCCAAGCAGGCTCAGGCAAATTTTTTAAAAGGCGTTTTAGATAAGCTTGAAAAGGCAAACAAAGCAGGCCTTGCCGCAAAAGATGAGCTTGAGAATGTAAGGGCTAAATATTACTTAGCTAATAGCACGCAGCTTGAATACAAAAACAAAATGGAGCAAATCTTAAATGAGATAAATTTGCTAACTGGTGAGAAAATTTTGCCAGTAGCCGGAGCAAAGATGGCTGATATTAGCTCAAATTTAGCTTCAAAAAATGCCGAGCTTGATAGACTAAGCCAAGATATATTTTTAGGCGAGGCCAAGCTTAGTGAGGCAAAGGCTGGTTTTTTGCCTCAAATTTTGCTTTATGACACATATGGATTTTATAAAAATAATTACGACATCGACCTAGGCAGGCTTAGTTCTTACCGCTCATACGTGGATAAATATCTAAAAGAAGATACTCATGGTAATAAATTTGGTATCGCTTTTAAATGGAAAATTTTTGATTTTTTTGCCACTAGCAAGATGAGTCAGACCCAAAAGATCGCTCTTGATGAGGCAAGGCTAAATTTGGAGTATAAAAAGCGTGAAAACGAGACAAGGCTTAAAAATTTGCAAAGTGAAATCGTGGTGCTTACTTCAAAAATTGCTTCACTAAACGAATATGTAAGAGCAAGCGATTTGGCATTAAAAGCTAGCTATGAGAAGTATAACTCTGGGCTTTTGGGATATAGCGATCTGCTTGAGGCGCTTTCTCAAAAATTTGATGCCATTAGCCTTTTTGAGAGTGTAAAAGATGAGTTTGAGATCAAAAAAGCGGAGTTCTTTTTTGAGAATGGCGAGCCGATTTTAGAGAGGATTAGAGATTGA
- the fliP gene encoding flagellar type III secretion system pore protein FliP (The bacterial flagellar biogenesis protein FliP forms a type III secretion system (T3SS)-type pore required for flagellar assembly.) — MKALLALAVLLCTVFGADPTLPTINLSLNSPTNAEQLVNSLNVLLILTALALAPSLIFMMTSFLRLVIVFSFLRQAMGTQQVPPSTVLISLAMVLTFFIMEPVGQKSYNDGIKPYIAEQIGYEEMLDKSLKPFKEFMVKNTREKDLALFFRIRNLQNPANIEEIPLSIAMSAFMISELKTSFEIAFLLYLPFLVIDMVVSSVLMAMGMMMLPPVMISLPFKLLIFVLVDGWNLLIGNLVKSFH; from the coding sequence GTGAAAGCACTGCTTGCTTTAGCGGTTTTACTTTGCACGGTTTTTGGAGCTGATCCTACGCTACCAACTATAAATTTAAGTCTAAATTCTCCAACAAATGCCGAGCAGCTTGTAAATTCTTTAAATGTTTTACTAATCCTCACCGCACTTGCACTTGCTCCTTCGCTCATTTTTATGATGACAAGTTTTTTAAGGCTTGTTATCGTATTTTCTTTTTTACGCCAAGCGATGGGCACGCAACAAGTGCCTCCTTCAACAGTGCTCATCTCGCTTGCGATGGTTCTTACATTTTTTATCATGGAGCCAGTTGGACAAAAGAGCTATAATGATGGCATAAAGCCTTATATAGCTGAGCAAATAGGCTATGAAGAGATGCTTGATAAGAGCTTAAAGCCTTTTAAAGAATTTATGGTAAAAAACACAAGAGAAAAAGACCTTGCGCTTTTCTTTAGGATTAGAAATTTGCAAAATCCAGCCAATATCGAAGAGATACCGCTAAGTATTGCAATGTCAGCTTTCATGATAAGTGAGCTAAAGACATCTTTTGAGATAGCGTTTTTGCTCTATTTGCCATTTCTTGTCATCGACATGGTCGTAAGCTCAGTGCTGATGGCCATGGGTATGATGATGCTTCCTCCTGTAATGATCTCACTACCATTTAAACTGCTTATATTTGTGCTTGTTGATGGCTGGAATTTGCTAATAGGAAATCTTGTAAAAAGCTTTCACTAA